In Herbaspirillum seropedicae, a single window of DNA contains:
- a CDS encoding prepilin peptidase, producing the protein MPFLEAYALPGDPILCALAALLGLLVGSFLNVLIHRLPIMMLRESANFVAQERGETPPHQDRYDLWLPSSACPHCATPLPWRHKLPVLSWLLLRGRCGHCQAAIGLRYPLVELLTAALFAFAAWRFGLGVTGLAVMACTATLVALAFIDAQTMLLPDDLTLPLMWLGLLVNLTHRLVPLQDAVLGAAAGYGVLWLIFWLFKLITGKDGLGYGDFKLMAALGAWLGWQALPVILLLASAMGAVLGVVLMAAGRHRRGQAIPFGPCLASAGLLALLQGLDWLWRGLYDY; encoded by the coding sequence ATGCCCTTCCTGGAAGCCTACGCCCTCCCCGGCGACCCCATCCTCTGCGCGCTGGCGGCCCTGCTGGGCTTGCTGGTGGGCAGTTTCCTCAATGTGCTGATCCACCGCCTGCCCATCATGATGCTGCGCGAAAGCGCCAACTTCGTGGCGCAGGAGCGCGGGGAAACGCCGCCCCATCAAGACCGCTACGACCTCTGGCTGCCCTCATCGGCCTGTCCGCACTGCGCCACCCCTCTGCCCTGGCGTCACAAGCTGCCGGTACTGAGCTGGCTGCTGCTGCGCGGGCGCTGCGGCCACTGCCAGGCCGCCATTGGCCTGCGTTATCCATTGGTAGAGCTGTTGACGGCGGCGCTGTTCGCCTTCGCCGCCTGGCGCTTCGGCCTGGGCGTCACCGGCCTGGCCGTGATGGCCTGCACGGCCACGCTGGTCGCGCTGGCCTTCATCGACGCCCAGACCATGCTGCTGCCCGACGACCTGACCCTGCCGCTGATGTGGCTGGGCCTGCTGGTGAACCTGACGCACCGCCTGGTGCCCCTGCAGGATGCGGTGTTGGGCGCTGCGGCCGGGTATGGCGTGCTATGGCTGATCTTCTGGCTCTTCAAGCTCATCACCGGCAAGGATGGGCTGGGCTATGGCGACTTCAAGCTCATGGCTGCGCTCGGCGCCTGGCTGGGCTGGCAGGCGCTGCCGGTGATCCTGCTGCTGGCCTCGGCCATGGGCGCGGTGCTAGGGGTGGTGCTGATGGCGGCTGGCCGGCATCGCCGCGGCCAGGCCATTCCCTTCGGACCTTGCCTGGCCAGCGCCGGCCTCTTGGCGCTGTTGCAGGGACTGGACTGGCTCTGGCGGGGACTTTACGACTACTGA